Proteins encoded in a region of the Phacochoerus africanus isolate WHEZ1 chromosome 8, ROS_Pafr_v1, whole genome shotgun sequence genome:
- the PAF1 gene encoding RNA polymerase II-associated factor 1 homolog → MAPTIQTQAQREDGHRPNSHRTLPERSGVVCRVKYCNSLPDIPFDPKFITYPFDQNRFVQYKATSLEKQHKHDLLTEPDLGVTIDLINPDTYRIDPNVLLDPADEKLLEEEIQAPTSSKRSQQHAKVVPWMRKTEYISTEFNRYGISNEKPEVKIGVSVKQQFTEEEIYKDRDSQITAIEKTFEDAQKSISQHYSKPRVTPVEVMPVFPDFKMWINPCAQVIFDSDPAPKDTSGAAALEMMSQAMIRGMMDEEGNQFVAYFLPVEETLKKRKRDQEEEMDYAPDDVYDYKIAREYNWNVKNKASKGYEENYFFIFREGDGVYYNELETRVRLSKRRAKAGVQSGTNALLVVKHRDMNEKELEAQEARKAQLENHEPEEEEEEEMETEEKEAGGSDEEREKGSSSEKEGSEDEHSGSESEREEGDRDEASDKSGSGEDESSEDEARAARDKEEIFGSDADSEDDADSDDEDRGRARGSDNDSDSGSDGGGQRSRSHSRSASPFPSGSEHSAQEDGSEAAASDSSEADSDSD, encoded by the exons ATGGCGCCCACTATCCAGACCCAGGCCCAGCGCGAGGACGGCCACAG GCCCAATTCTCACCGCACTCTGCCTGAGAG GTCTGGAGTGGTCTGCCGAGTCAAGTACTGCAATAGCCTTCCTGACATCCCCTTCGACCCCAAGTTCATCACCTATCCCTTTGACCAGAACAG GTTCGTCCAGTACAAAGCGACTTCCTTGGAAAAACAGCACAAACATGATCTCCTGACTGAGCCAGACCTGGGAGTTACCATTGACCtcatcaaccctgacacctaccgCATTGACCCCAATG TACTCCTAGATCCAGCTGATGAGAAGCTTTTAGAAGAGGAGATCCAGGCCCCAACCAGCTCCAAGAG atcccagcagcatgCGAAGGTGGTGCCATGGATGCGGAAGACAGAGTATATCTCCACGGAGTTCAATCGTTACGGCATTTCCAATGAGAAGCCTGAGGTCAA GATTGGGGTGTCTGTGAAGCAGCAGTTCACTGAGGAAGAAATATACAAAGACAGGGACAGCCAGATCACAGCTATTGAGAAGACTTTTGAGGATGCCCAGAAATCT ATCTCCCAGCATTACAGCAAGCCTCGAGTGACACCAGTGGAGGTCATGCCTGTCTTTCCAGATTTTAAG ATGTGGATCAACCCATGTGCTCAGGTGATCTTTGATTCAGACCCAGCCCCAAAGGACACGAGTGGTGCAGCTGCATTGGAGATGATGTCTCAGGCCATGATCAG GGGCATGATGGATGAGGAAGGGAACCAGTTTGTGGCTTACTTCCTGCCTGTCGAAGAAACACTGAAGAAACGAAAACGGGaccaggaggaggagatggaTTATGCGCCAGATGATGT GTATGACTACAAGATTGCTCGTGAGTACAATTGGAATGTGAAGAACAAGGCCAGTAAGGGCTACGAGGAAAACTACTTCTTCATCTTCCGAGAGGGGGATGGGGTTTACTACAATGAATTGGAGACCAG GGTCCGCCTCAGTAAGCGCCGGGCCAAGGCTGGGGTTCAGTCTGGTACCAATGCCCTGCTTGTGGTCAAACATCGGGACATGAATGAGAAGGAGTTAGAAGCCCAG GAGGCACGGAAGGCCCAGCTGGAGAACCACGaaccagaggaggaagaagaggaggaaatggagacagaagagaaagaagctgGGGGCTCAG atgaggaacgAGAGAAGGGCAGCAGCAGTGAGAAGGAAGGCAGCGAGGATGAGCACTCGGGCAGTGAGAGTGAACGAGAGGAGGGTGACAGAGATGAGGCCAGTGACAAGAGCGGCAGCGGCGAGGATGAAAGCAGTGAGGATGAGGCACGGGCTGCCAGGGACAAAGAGGAGATCTTCGGCAGTGATGCTGATTCGGAGGATGACGCTGACTCTGACGATGAGGACAGAGGACGGGCCCGAGGCAGTGACAATGATTCAGACAGTGGCAGTGATGGGGGTGGCCAGCGGAGCCGGAGCCACAGCCGGAGCGCCAGTCCCTTCCCCAGTGGCAGCGAGCATTCTGCTCAGGAGGATGGCAGTGAAGCTGCAGCTTCAGATTCCAGTGAAGCTGACAGTGACAGTGACTGA